In the genome of Takifugu rubripes chromosome 18, fTakRub1.2, whole genome shotgun sequence, one region contains:
- the large1 gene encoding xylosyl- and glucuronyltransferase LARGE1: MLGMCRGRRKFLVASLALLFIPALTWLYLSVGSFQVKPLTLSPLELQSSTLVGRGGEREALELRVRAVEEENQALRRELSRPPRSPSARLPSGGHHANQSRTHSEEGTGDSEGQKAAVVRNGSDCVQQPAVDKCETIHVAIVCAGYNASRDVVTLVKSVLFHRRNPLHFHFITDSIAQHILSSLFHTWMVPAVKVNFYDADELKSEVSWIPNKHYSGIYGLMKLVLTKTLPSDLQRVIVLDTDITFATDIAELWAVFHKFRGQQVLGLVENQSDWYLGNLWKNHRPWPALGRGFNTGVILLLLDRLRKLRWEQMWRLTAERELMSMLSTSLADQDIFNAVIKQNPFLVHQLPCFWNVQLSDHTRSEKCYKDVSDLKVIHWNSPKKLRVKNKHVEFFRNLYLTFLEYDGNLLRRELFGCPSETDHNSENLQKTLSELDEDDPCYEFRRERFTVHRTHLYFLHYEYEAASDNTDVTLVAQLSMDRLQMLEAICKHWEGPISLALYLSDAEAQQFLRYAQGSDVLMSRGNVGYHIVYKEGQFYPVNLLRNVAMQQVNTPYMFLSDIDFLPMYGLYEYLRKSVVQLDMANAKKALVVPAFETLRYRLSYPKSKAELLSQLDMGTLFTFRYHVWTKGHAPTNFAKWRTATTAYRVQWEADFEPYVMVRRDSPEYDRRFVGFGWNKVAHIMELDAQEFEFVVLPNAYMIHMPHAPSFDITKFRSNKQYRICLKTLKEEFQQNMSRRYGFAALKYMTAENNS; the protein is encoded by the exons ATGCTGGGAATGTGCCGTGGTCGCAGGAAATTCCTCGTGGCTTCCCTGGCTCTGCTCTTCATCCCAGCCCTCACCTGGCTCTACCTGTCTGTGGGCAGCTTTCAAG TAAAGCCCCTGACCCTCTCTCCGCTGGAACTCCAGTCATCCACACTGGTGGGCAGAGGCGGCGAGCGTGAGGCCTTAGAGCTACGGGTCcgtgctgtggaggaggagaaccaaGCCCTGCGCCGGGAGCTGAGCCGCCCACCCAGGAGTCCATCTGCACGGCTTCCTAGTGGTGGCCACCATGCCAACCAAAGTCGGACCCATTCAGAGGAAGGCACCGGTGACAGCGAAGGCCAGAAAGCTGCTGTGGTGAGAAACGGCTCCGATTGTgtgcagcagccagcagttGACAAGTGCGAG ACGATCCACGTGGCCATCGTATGTGCAGGTTACAATGCCAGTCGAGACGTGGTCACCTTGGTCAAATCCGTTCTCTTTCATAG GCGGAACCCACTGCATTTTCATTTCATCACAGACTCCATTGCTCAGCACATCCTGTCCTCGCTGTTCCACACTTGGATGGTTCCTGCTGTCAAAGTCAACTTTTATGATGCAGATGAGctgaag TCAGAGGTGTCCTGGATTCCAAACAAGCACTACTCTGGGATCTATGGCCTCATGAAGCTGGTGCTCACCAAGACTCTTCCCTCAGACCTGCAAAGAGTCATCGTCCTGGACACGGACATCACCTTTGCCACGGACATCGCTGAGCTGTGGGCCGTCTTTCACAAATTTCGAG gtcagcaggtTCTGGGATTGGTGGAAAACCAGAGTGACTGGTACCTGGGGAACCTGTGGAAGAACCATAGACCTTGGCCAGCTCTGGGCAGAGGATTCAATACAG gggtcattctcctcctcctggatcGCCTGCGGAAGCTGAGGTGGGAGCAGATGTGGAGGTTGACTGCAGAGAGGGAGCTGATGAGCATGCTCTCCACTTCGCTAGCAGATCAG gacatCTTCAATGCTGTGATCAAACAGAACCCGTTCCTGGTTCATCAGCTGCCGTGCTTCTGGAACGTGCAACTGTCTGACCACACCCGTTCTGAGAAGTGTTACAAGGACGTGTCAGACCTGAAG GTGATCCACTGGAACTCTCCAAAGAAGCTGCGCGTCAAAAACAAGCATGTTGAGTTTTTCCGGAATCTCTACCTGACCTTTCTGGAGTACGACGGGAACCTGTTACGCCGAGAACTATTCGGTTGTCCCAGCGAGACGGACCACAACAGTGAGAAT CTCCAGAAGACCCTGTCAGAGCTGGATGAGGACGACCCCTGCTACGAGTTCCGTCGAGAGCGGTTCACTGTCCACAGGACGCACCTGTATTTCCTGCACTATGAGTATGAAGCAGCCTCAGACAACACTGACGTCACTCTGGTAGCCCAGCTGTCCATGGACAg GCTTCAGATGTTGGAGGCCATTTGTAAGCACTGGGAGGGCCCGATCAGCTTGGCCTTGTACCTGTCTGATGCCGAGGCCCAGCAGTTCCTCCGCTACGCTCAAGGCTCCGACGTGCTGATGAGCCGAGGCAACGTTGGCTACCACATCGTCTACAAAGAGGGTCAGTTCTACCCCGTAAACCTGCTGCGCAATGTGGCCATGCAGCAGGTCAACACTCCATACATGTTTCTGTCAGACATCGACTTCCTGCCCATGTACGGCCTCTACGAATACCTCAG GAAGTCGGTGGTGCAGCTGGACATGGCCAATGCCAAGAAAGCTTTGGTGGTTCCAGCGTTTGAGACTCTGCGCTACCGTCTGTCCTACCCCAAGTCCAAGGctgagctgctgtctcagctggACATGGGCACGCTCTTCACTTTCAG GTATCACGTGTGGACTAAAGGCCACGCACCAACTAACTTTGCCAAATGGCGGACAGCGACCACAGCCTACAGGGTGCAGTGGGAGGCTGACTTTGAGCCCTATGTCATGGTGAGGAGGGACAGCCCTGAGTATGACCGCCGCTTTGTGGGCTTTGGATGGAACAAAGTGGCTCACATCATGGAGCTGGATGCACAG gagttTGAGTTTGTGGTCTTGCCCAACGCCTACATGATCCACATGCCCCACGCCCCCAGTTTCGATATCACTAAGTTCCGCTCCAACAAACAGTATCGTATTTGTCTGAAGACTCTGAAGGAGGAGTTCCAGCAGAACATGTCACGGCGCTACGGCTTTGCCGCGTTAAAGTACATGACAGCTGAGAACAATAGCTAG